The Streptomyces sp. GSL17-111 region CCAGCGCAACGCCAGCTCGCCCGGTTCGGCCGTGCGGGTGCCGGGCAGCAGCCTGCTCGCCGCCTTGGGCCCGATGCGCTGGAGGTCCGCTTCCTCGACCCAGACCGTGGCGCCCTCGTCGAGCATCGTGCGCACCGAACGCCGGGGGTCGGGGAGGGTGTCGAGGGTCCGGCTGCCGATGCGGACGCTCGGCTCGTACTCCGGGGCCCCGACGGCGTAGGTGACGGCGTGCCCGCGCAGGGCGAGGTGCAGTCCGCCGGTCTGCCGGTTGAGTTCCCGGATGATGTAGAGGACGTCGGCGAACTGCGTCTCCACGGAGCCGCGGTAGGCGCGGTCGACCAGGACCAGCGCCGGGTTCTGCGGGGTGGTCATCTCAGCAGACCCCCAGGGTGAGTGCCTTGCCGGCGGCCTGCGTGTGCTCGTGGAAGGTGAACGGCGGCCGCCGTCGGACCTCGGGTATCTGGTCGCCCATGCCGCGCTCGTCGGAGCAGAACCGGCACACGTACCAGTGCAGTCGCCCGGGGTGGTCGGCGATGAGCCCCCTGGCCACGGCGGCCGTCGAGGGGTGGTCACGCGTCCAGTCGACGACGTTGCGGGGCTTGGAGTCGCCCAGCGAGCGGCGCGTCAGACCCGTCGCGTCGCCGCACGTCCACATCTGGAGCGTGGCGCCGCGGTCCAGCAGCGCGTGCGCCAGGCGGAAGGTCGTGCTGACCAGCTCGGTGCGGTGCGGACCGCCGAAGACGGCGAGCAGGACGTCGGTACGGGGTACGGGAGCCATGTCAGTGCCACACCACCTTCGTCTGGGGGTCGAGGAGCCGCGCGGCCAGGTCGTCCATCTCCACCGTCCGCGCCTGCGCCAGCAGGTCGTCCGGGGTGAGGGAGCGCTGCTGCGCGGAGAACGCGTCGACCAGGACGTGGCCCCCCGCGCCGAGGAACTCGGCCACCCTCGGCAGCGCGCCCGGCAGGGCCGCGAACACGGCGTTGTCGACGAGGAACAGCGAGGTGCGGTGTCCGGCGGCCGCCAGGTGCAGGGCGTCCTCCAGGAACCGCTCGCCTCCGGGGCTGTGGGCCGGGTCGTCGCTCTGGACGAGCAGGAGCTCCGTCACGCGTCGGCCTCCGTCCGTTGGTGGTGGT contains the following coding sequences:
- a CDS encoding DsrE family protein, which codes for MTELLLVQSDDPAHSPGGERFLEDALHLAAAGHRTSLFLVDNAVFAALPGALPRVAEFLGAGGHVLVDAFSAQQRSLTPDDLLAQARTVEMDDLAARLLDPQTKVVWH